From Nitrospirota bacterium:
GGCGCGACGCCACGTCCGTCCGCCGTCCGCCGTCGTCATCACACCGTCCGGCGTCCCGGCGAGCACCGTCGCCGGCTGTTCGGGGTCGATTGCCAGGCACAACACCGGGATGGGCGCCCCGCTCCCCATCAGGGCCCAGCTCTTGCCTCGGTCCAGGCTTCGGTACGCGCCGGCAGGGGTCCCGACGTACACCGTGCTGGAAATCCGCGGGTCAAGGCCGATGGCGTACACGATGCGCTCCGGGAAATCTTCCAGCGCCCGCCACGTCGCGCCCCCGTCGTCGCTGCGAAACAACCCGGCGCCGCTTGTTCCCGCGTAGAGCGCGATCGGCCGGTTCTCCAACGCAGGGACGCTCGAGTCGCCCGCATCCACCCCCAGCGAGGTGACCCGGTACACGGCGGAACCGATCCTGGTCTCGTCCCACGTCGCTCCGCGGTCCGTCGAGCGGTAGAATCGGCCGCCGAACCCGCCCGCGTAGATCATGTGCGGCGACCGGGGGTTGACCGCCAGGGAAAACACTCGAACATCACTCATCCCCCGGTCCCGCAACTCCCACGCGCCTCCCCCGTCGCGGCTCACGAATACTCCTGACGATGATCCGAGGTACACCACGTTCGAATCACTGGGATCCACCGCCACCGCCGTGGTGTGTGCCGCGCGCGGATCGGTTGTCATGGATTGCCACGTGCGTCCGGCGTTCACGCTTCGCTTCACGCCCCACCCGTCCGTTCCAGCGGCCCAGACGATCCGCGGGACTCGCGGATCCACGGCCAACGCCACGGTCGAGGGCACGACGCTCCCTGGCGCGGCCGACGCCGAACGCGCGTCGGCGACCAGCGCCGCCTCAGGACAACCGGTGGCGTACCCGGTGTCGGAGGGACAGGCATCGATCCTGTCGGGAAACCCGTCGTCGTCGACGTCGCGGAGCCACGCCAAGGTTTCTCCGTAGGCCTCGGGCGCGTTGACGCACGCAAAGGACGTGAGAGACGACCCGTCCGGCGCACGGACCGCTCCTTCGATGGCACACGGCGTACGGAACAGCCACTCGGGGTTGAAGCGCTCCACCCCGGAGTCTTGCCCCGCGACCATGAAGTGTTCGGAGACTCTTCCGTCTCCGTCGAGATCGGTCGGCAGTTGGTCGCTTTGGTAGAGGATCAGGGTCCGGAGAAACGCGACCAGGGCATCACGGTCCTGACGCGAGGCTCCGCGGTATCGCGTTGCCGACTCGGCTGCCTCGCCGCCGTGCCGCCGAATCACATCGTCCAGCGTCAGACTTGCGCCATCGTGTCCGTATGGCGCTGAACTACCCACGCCCCACAAAGGAGCCGTCCGAAATCGGGTGACCTTCGCTCCGTTGAACAACGTCTCGGCAAACGCCGGTCCCATCTCGTGGTGCTTGAAGTCCGAAAAGATCCCGCGGACCGTTGCCGAGCCCCGACGTGGAACCCACCCCCCGGCAATGTGGTCGGCCAAGAGCGTGACCCTGCCCTCGAGGCGTCCGACGGGTTCCCGGTACGCGACGGCCAGATCAAAGAATCGTCGATCACCGTCGTAGCGTTGATACCGGTCGGCATGATCGACGCTCGCCGCTTCGATCCGCCAATCGGGCACGTGACAGACGGCGCAGCCTAGGGTCTCGAACACCGCACGACCGCGCCGAGTTTGCGGAGTCTGCCGCCCCTCCCCCGGCGCCGAAGCACTCAGCATGTACCACTCGGCAAGGTCGACATCGCCCTCGGAAATCTCATTGATCGCCCCATCCCCGTCGGGGTCGTCCAGGCTGAGGCCGCGGTCGCTGACGCGAAGGCCGCGGTCGGCCGGCGCGTGAATGGCGAACTGGCGCGCCCCCGCGTTGGACACGGCCGCGAGGCCGTCGCCCGCTCGTTCATCGTGGTGCAGGCCGTCGTCGACTTGCAGCGTGGGATCGTAGGCTTGCATCCCGGTGTGCGTGTCGATGGGATCGTTGAAAAACACGCGCAACGTGGGAGCCATCGCACCCTCGGTCTCTCCCCAACCGAACGGCATCATCTCGAGGTTGTACCCCGCGACGGTGAGATCGCGCAGGTTGATCACACCGTCGCCGTTCTCGTCCGCGAGCACCCGGCGTCCCTCCTCGTCCACGTACCACACGCGGAACACCTTATTGAGGTCCGGCGCACCGTCTTGGTTACGGTCCCCGCACCACCCATACTCCACGGGCGGCGCGCCCGGGATCGGAGCGATCCGGACCGGTTCATCGGGGATATCTTTGATACGGATGAATCCGCGACGCGCCGGATCGCATGCCTGCAACACTTTGAGACGGGTTTGCAGGCCGATCATCTCGACCAATCCGCCTCCGAAAAAGTGCGGCGTATTTCTCCCCGCCCCCGCTCCTTTGGGAATGTTGCCGCCCGCACCCGGTTCCCGGAACGGTATCCCGTGGCACAGACCGCACGAGTTCACATGGTCGCGGCCCAGACGAGGGGTCACGCGATCGCCCAGCAGCTTCGGTTCGAAGAACGAGCCGGCTCGGCCGAACGCACCGTCGCGACCCCGAAACTCCCGCTGCGTCAGGTTCCTCCCCCGCTGGAACGCGAGCCAGGGGTCCACGTCTTGTAAGTAACGTGACCCGCCTTCGAGGGATGGATCGGTCGTATGCACTACGCGAACGCGACGATCCTTGACCGACTTTCCCGTGACGTCTTTTGCGCCCAGCGAGGTGTCGCTCGAACTGCCAGGCCGCTCGGACAATTGGGCATGGGCCACGGACCAGGCCGTCAGCCACGGCAGGCCCGCGGCGCCGAAGAGGACTATGGCCAGACTCCAGCCGACCCTCCGTCCTTCTTGACGATGCCGCCCTTGATCTGGTCGTCTCAGCATGTGGCCCCCCGTGTCAGGTTAACGGAGATCATACCGCAGCGAGGCCCGCAAATCACCACCAGCAAGTCATGTTCCGACCCTGAATAGGCAGTACCGGGCGGCATCCTGGAGCACCGTGTCTTCGGATGCGACTTGGGTACAGGGAGGATGCGGACCGCCGAAGTACAGAACCCTCACCGGAGCGGTGTCACGGACCAAAACCGGATAGAGGTAGTACGCGGCCCGCCCTTTCCAGAATACGGACACGACCGGATCTTCTCCATGGCGCGCCTTGAATTCAACCGCCGAGCCCGAAGGCAGCAGGCGAGTCACCTCACCCATGTCCTCCCACAACGGAACACCGTCGATCAGGTGGTAGGCCTCCGCCCGGTTCCGGTCGCCGAATCGCCGGACGTCCACCCCCAGCGCGATGATCTGATGATAGAAGAGGAACAGGAACCCGACGCCCCACACCGCCACCGCGGTGGCCCATGCACACCTGCGGACGATGCTCCGAATTCCGGAGTTCCCCCTCACAAGTTGCGCGAGGACTCCGGCGACCAACACTATCGGCATCAGGACGATCCAGACCGATCGTCCGTTGATCACCGGAGGCGGAAGCGTGTGCATCGAAAAACCCGACAGGGCGGTCGTCTCACCGGGCAACCGCGACCAGAGCTCCTTGACCGCCGTAACCCACCACGGACCACTCGGCTCGAAACCTATCGAGGCGACGACCGCCGGCTGGACAGCGAGCGACGGAACGAGTACGACCTCGACCACCCGGAGGTCGGCACGAGGCGGAATGGGCAGCGAAACCTCGACATCATTGAAGGTCCCGCCACCCGGCACATCAAAAGGGACCAGCACCCGACTGGAACCGTCGTGCCCGCTCAACACGAGGCCGACCCGACCCTGGGTTGCGTCGCCCACCTTGACGCGCAGATGCATCCGCTCGAACGCCGCAGGATCGTGATCCATCTGACCGATCGAGATCACGGCCGCGTTCGCCATCGGGGCGACCGTCAATCCCTCCTCGGTGCGAAGTAAGCGACTGTTGCTGGACCTCCATGCAGACGCTGCCCCTGTGAAATCCCACATCGGCTTCAACGGGGACAATTCCGCGGGCAACGGCCCGGCGCCCAGCGCCACAACGCCCCACACCAGCAAACCCGCGAGGAGGACTGCCGCTATCGGTTTCATCACCACGCCGACCGTCACGTACCGCGCCCCACCGCCATCTCGGGACGACTCCCCTCAGCACTCGTTCGCTCCGATACCCACCGGCCCAACACCTGTACCACCCACAGGGCGGCGAGCGGCGCCACGTGCAGAATGAGGCGGTGCACCACGGTACCGTCTTCCAGGAAACGGAAGAGATCCGTCGTCGCGAACAGGAACGCAATGCCGCCCAGATAGAAGATCACCGGCCAGAAGAGAAACAGGGACTGCGGGCTCACAACTTCACGCCATCGATGGATCACTGCGAGTGCAAACAGCGCCCAGAGGATCAGCCAGTTCCCGTCCAGAAAGAACGATCGGAAAAACACCGCCGCGATTCTCAACCAGCGGTCGAACAGCGGAACCACCGACGACCCGTCCGGTTGGAACGTGGACGAAATTCCAAAATGGAGTTTCACCAGACTCCACGCGCCCCAGACAAGGAGGGGAGGCGCCAGATAGATCGACACGTCCACCCACCCCTTCGTGATGAGAACCGGCGACCGGCGAGCAGCCAGCACGAGCAGCAGGAGGGCGTTGCACGCCACAAACACGACTCCGTCCACCCTTGTCCACACCAGCCCCGCCCCGAACAGCGCCGCCAAGACGAGATCTCGCCGATCGCCGGATCGAGCATAACGCGTCAGGGCGATCGCCCCCCCGAACACAAAGTAGGCGAGCGGGAGATTGGTGTAGCCGTCATGGCCATGTTGAAGAACGAGCGGGAGTCCTGCCACGAACAGCGTCCCGAGCATCGCGGGCCGCGCCTCCCATTGTTCGCGGAGCGAGCCGTAGGCGAGATACAGGAGCGAGAGGAGATAGCCGGGAAACAGGAGCTTGACCGCGACGTCATCCCACGACCCGACGAACCAGGAAACCCAGACCTCCTGTAACGAGATACCCAAGGGATAATCCGGATAGTTCGGGCTTCCGCCCCACCCAAACAGAGCGGGGGATGGAATGGCGGCCTCCAAAAAGATCACCTTGGCCTTGAAGGCGTAGGTGGCCCATGCATCCCAGAATTGAATCGGTTTGAGAACGGCCCGTCCGGTCACGATCAGCCACAGGAGAGCAAGAACCGTCGCCCCTCCCCACCACAATGGATCGCGGACCACAACCATCTCGCCCAGACCGGTCCGTGGGGCTCCCGGCAACCGGCCCCGCCATGCACGCGCCAGCCACCACCCGGCCGCCGGGCCGAGAATGACGGCTATCCCCGCCGCCGGAGTAAGCGGGAGGCCGGCCAGGCCGGCGGCCCCCATCATGGTGGAGATCCACACGAGGCCCAGCCCGTACGCGAATCCCACACGTTGCGGTCCGTTGAGATGGCGAAGGATCGGCGCCGCGACAAACCCGACCGCCCAGATGGACGCAACACCCAGAGCGCCCCAACCGATGGTCACCTCGCCGCTCCGAAGAGCACAATCCGCTCGCTACCCCGGAACGCCACCAACACGGTCTCAACCTGTGCACACAGCGGATGCCTCTGTCCACAACAGCGCAGTCTGGTAGGCGCCGGGCGTCTCATGGCGACGGAATTGAGAAAGCGCAGCCTACACGCGCTCTAGGTTGATACGATATTTGATGGGAGCCCGGAGCTCGCTCACCGCGGTCATTGGTGGCTTCCTTCGGTAATCGTCGTCCGCTGATCAGCGGAAACCGCGGTCAACCGATCCGTGATCCCGCTCGGCCAACGAACCGTGACCTCGTCCGCCGCTGACGCGTCGCCCAAGCCGAACAGCACCGCACGTTCACTCTGCGAGAGGTAGCTTGACCCGGATCTGACCATCCGAGTCTGGGTTCGCCCTCCTGCCGTGACTCTGATCACGGCTCCCAGGCCGTCACGATTGCTCGACACGCCCACCGGTTTGATCCTGAGCCAATGCCCCTTCGCGAGTTGGTTGCGATAGAGACGAGCCGGACCGTTGTTCTCGGTAAACGCCAGATCCGGATCGCCGTCCCGATCAAGGTCAGCCGCCGCGAGGCCGCGGCCCACGAACGGCGCGCTGAGACCGACCGCCTCGCCGACCTCGACGTACGTGCCGTCGTCCTTCCCGCGAAACACCAGCGGTCGCTCCGCTTGCGGCACGCCGCCGTCGAGCGCGCGGGCCAATTCGGCGTCCACGTGGCCGTTGGCCGCCACGACATCGAGCCGTCCGTCCAGATCCACATCCACGAAGACCAGCCCGAACGTGAGGAACGGCAGACTGGGGCCGAGCAGCCCCGTCTCACGCACGCGATCGTGGAAGCGACCGTCCTCGTCGCGTTGGTAGAGCGCGAACCCCTCGCCGATGAAGTTGCCGATGACCGTACGTCCGCGCGCGTCGTCCACGTCGATCCCCATCCCGGCCCGCGCCATCCCGAATCGGCCGGGCCAAGGCGCGAGTTTCGCGCTCCAGTCTTCGAACGTCCCGTCCCCCCGGTTGCGATATAAAAAATTGGGCATTTGGTCGTTCGCGACGAAGAGATCGACCCACCCGTCTCCGTCCGCATCCAGCATGGCGGCGCCGAGCGCCTTGCCGGGCTTGGCAAGGCCCACACGCGACGTCGCGTCTTCGAATCGACCGTTGCCCACGTTGCGAAAGAACCGGGGCGAATCGGGCGGGTACGGATCCGGGCCGCAAAACACCTTGACTCGCCCCTCGAGTCGGCAGACCTGATCGGTTTCCTGGGACCACGCCACGTACCGGCAGACGAACAGGTCCAGTCGCCCGTCCGCATCCGCGTCGAACCACACGGCGCAGGTGCTCCAACCCGTGTCGCCGACGCCCGCGACATCCGTCACCTCGGCGAACCGCCCCCCGCCCTCGTTG
This genomic window contains:
- a CDS encoding CRTAC1 family protein: MLTALVGLLTAWACARIAPETDAVGFVDVTARAGVRAGHVNGADGRAWYPETFGAGVCVIDFDADDRPDLLFMSGRRWEDSAPGPGVAVYRNRGDGRFEDVTAASRINTSSYGMGCAAADYDNDGREDVLLTGHGGVSLFHNEGGGRFAEVTDVAGVGDTGWSTCAVWFDADADGRLDLFVCRYVAWSQETDQVCRLEGRVKVFCGPDPYPPDSPRFFRNVGNGRFEDATSRVGLAKPGKALGAAMLDADGDGWVDLFVANDQMPNFLYRNRGDGTFEDWSAKLAPWPGRFGMARAGMGIDVDDARGRTVIGNFIGEGFALYQRDEDGRFHDRVRETGLLGPSLPFLTFGLVFVDVDLDGRLDVVAANGHVDAELARALDGGVPQAERPLVFRGKDDGTYVEVGEAVGLSAPFVGRGLAAADLDRDGDPDLAFTENNGPARLYRNQLAKGHWLRIKPVGVSSNRDGLGAVIRVTAGGRTQTRMVRSGSSYLSQSERAVLFGLGDASAADEVTVRWPSGITDRLTAVSADQRTTITEGSHQ
- a CDS encoding di-heme oxidoredictase family protein; this encodes MLRRPDQGRHRQEGRRVGWSLAIVLFGAAGLPWLTAWSVAHAQLSERPGSSSDTSLGAKDVTGKSVKDRRVRVVHTTDPSLEGGSRYLQDVDPWLAFQRGRNLTQREFRGRDGAFGRAGSFFEPKLLGDRVTPRLGRDHVNSCGLCHGIPFREPGAGGNIPKGAGAGRNTPHFFGGGLVEMIGLQTRLKVLQACDPARRGFIRIKDIPDEPVRIAPIPGAPPVEYGWCGDRNQDGAPDLNKVFRVWYVDEEGRRVLADENGDGVINLRDLTVAGYNLEMMPFGWGETEGAMAPTLRVFFNDPIDTHTGMQAYDPTLQVDDGLHHDERAGDGLAAVSNAGARQFAIHAPADRGLRVSDRGLSLDDPDGDGAINEISEGDVDLAEWYMLSASAPGEGRQTPQTRRGRAVFETLGCAVCHVPDWRIEAASVDHADRYQRYDGDRRFFDLAVAYREPVGRLEGRVTLLADHIAGGWVPRRGSATVRGIFSDFKHHEMGPAFAETLFNGAKVTRFRTAPLWGVGSSAPYGHDGASLTLDDVIRRHGGEAAESATRYRGASRQDRDALVAFLRTLILYQSDQLPTDLDGDGRVSEHFMVAGQDSGVERFNPEWLFRTPCAIEGAVRAPDGSSLTSFACVNAPEAYGETLAWLRDVDDDGFPDRIDACPSDTGYATGCPEAALVADARSASAAPGSVVPSTVALAVDPRVPRIVWAAGTDGWGVKRSVNAGRTWQSMTTDPRAAHTTAVAVDPSDSNVVYLGSSSGVFVSRDGGGAWELRDRGMSDVRVFSLAVNPRSPHMIYAGGFGGRFYRSTDRGATWDETRIGSAVYRVTSLGVDAGDSSVPALENRPIALYAGTSGAGLFRSDDGGATWRALEDFPERIVYAIGLDPRISSTVYVGTPAGAYRSLDRGKSWALMGSGAPIPVLCLAIDPEQPATVLAGTPDGVMTTADGGRTWRRADGVKAAGPIVSVVLDPWNPRSLYAATFGGRVVGGVAR